The genomic stretch TGGTGCTCATAGAACGCGGTGACGCGCCGCGTAAGGCGACGCAGCCGCGCCCCGGTGCAGACGAGCGGTTGCGGGTTTTCCGCAGCGCTCTCGGCGGCGATTGCGGCGCGCGCAGATTTCGGACGACCGGTTGTGGTGGCGGTGGTCATTTATGAAGAGGTGAAAGAACGTGCATATGCACGTACTTTAGCATAGCTTGAGGAAGCTGGCTGGACGAAAGGGATCCGGTGGCGGACGGGGACGAAAAAAGCCCGGTTTCCCGGGCTTTTTTCGCGCCTGCTGCCCGAAGTTCAGAATTCCTTCGCCGCCTTCGAGAAGGAGTCGCGTAGCGCGTCGTAACTCTTCGCGAAGCCGCCTTTTACCTCATCCCAGGCGTTTGCGGAACCGCGCTTCAGCTCGCCGTAGCTCTGGGACAGATCCTGGCGCTGCTGGCGCAGCGTCTTCATCGTTTCCCGCGCATGCTTGCGCGCCGACGCATTCATCTTGTCCCAGTTCCTGCTCATCTCGCTTTCGAAATGATCGATGTGCGCATCGGCGTCCGCGAGAACGCTTTTCGCGTTCTTCAATGCTTCGTCGCGCTGCTCCGCGGAATAGTTTTTGATCGCATGCGCTGTCTCGTCGATTTTTTGCGAAACGTCCTTGCCGGTGGTCTTGCCGCTCGGACTCTCTGCGGCAAACGACATCGGTGCGCCGGCCAGCAAAAGGGCGAGGAACAGCGTCAGGGCAGTGATCTTCCAGATATCGGTATTCATCGCATTCTCCTCTTGTGAATCACCCCGGCGATGCGCCGACTCGAAGCGTGGGCGTTCGAAAAATAATCGGCTTGGAGCGCAACCGGAATGGCAACGATCCGATGCGTGAATCGTCATACGCGTAAGGCAGGTCGTGAATGGGAAAGTTCCATGTCATAGCCGCGAAGGCGGCGGCCCCCGGGGGGTTAGTTGGCCGCAACCACGTAATCCTGCATGCGAATGCGCAGCGTTTCCGGAATCGGTACGGCCTTCAAGGTCTGCTTGGAGAAAATGCAGATGGTATGGCGGCATTTCAGGCAGGCGCGTCCGTCGATGCTGGCAGTGAAACCGAGTTCGATCGAGCTGTTGCCGAGCCGGAGAATCGACAGCTCGATGACGAGCGTGTCGCCGAAACGCGCCGGGCTGAGGAAGTCGCACTGCGTGCCGACCGTCGGCGTACCGAGCTGCTGCTTCATCAGGAAGTCGGAGAAACGCTCCTGCAGCCCGACGTTGAACCAGTCCTCCATCGCGTCGTGCAGCAGATCGAAGAAGCGCGGAAAGTAAACCTGGCCCGCGGGATCACAATGCGAAAAGCGGATCGGATAATCGACGCGAAAGACTTTGCCCATGGTCCGCTCAGCGCAGCAGTTTGCCGGGCATGGCGCCGGTGTGCCGGTCGTCGCACAGCGTTTCGACGCCGGCAACGAAAGTATGGCGATAACCGTCCGCGCGCTGCATCAGCCGGCGCCCGCCCGCGGGCAGGTCGTAGACGACTTCGTGCTTGCGCATGCCGAGCTTGTCGAAGTCGATGATATTGAGGTCGGCCCGATAACCGGCGGCGAGCACGCCGCGATCCTTCAGTCCGTAGGCCAGGGCGCAATCCCGGGTCTGCTTGCGCACCAGGAATTCGAGCGGCAGTTGCGCGCCGCGCTTGCGATCGCGTGCCCAGTGGGTCAGCAGGAAGGTGGGCGAACTGGCATCGCAGACCGTGCACACGTGGGCGCCGCCGTCGGCGATGCCCATGACGGTTGCTTCATCCTCCAGCATCTCGCGGATGTTGTCGAGGCTGCCTTCGGTGTAGTTCTCGAAGGTTTCGACCAGCAACTGTTTGCCGTCTCGCTCCATCATCGCTTCGAGCGCCAGCGACCACGGGCTCGTGCCCGCGGGCTGCGCCCGCGCTCCGATGCTGATGGAAGGATGCGGTTCGTAGTCGTAAGTGTCGTCGACGACATAAATTCTGTGAAGCGCATCGGCGATGCGCCTTGTGTGCTCGTCTGCCGGCCGTTCCTCGACCAGCCTGCGCCGGAGAGCCGGATCGCGCTGCAATTGCTCGACGCGCTGGGCCGGCGTCAGATGATTCAGTGCCAGCCAGGCGGGGTGCGTGGAAAACGGATGGATGGTGGTTTCCAGGCCCATCATCACGCCGATCGGGCGGCAGCCGACCTGGCCATTCACATCGACGCCGGCTTCTCGGGCGGCGTGTATCTGCGCACGGGTCTCGCGCCACAGGTCGGGTGCATTGTTCACCTGCAGCAGCAGCACGGACAGCAGCCGGCCGGAAATCTCCGCCGCTGCGCGCAATATTTCGAATTCGCCCGGACCGAAATCGGAGTTGACTTCGATCACACCGCGGCCGGCGCGTTTCATTGCCGCCGCAAGGCCGAAGAGTTCGGGTTCCCGCGCCGACAGGCTCGGCGTCAGGCGTCCGTCGCGGGCGCGATGCTTGATGGTGCGCGAGGTGGTAAAGCCGAGCGCACCGGCGCGCAACGCCTGCTCGAGCAGTTCCCCCATCTCTGCGATTTCTTCGTCTTTCGGTTGGGCGGCATGATCGGTACCGCGATCACCCATGACGTAGAACCGCAGCGCCGCATGCGGCACCTGTGCACCGACGTCGATCACCTTCGGCGCCGCTTCGAGTGCATCGAGGTAGTCGGGAAAGGATTCCCAGTCGAACTTCACGCCTTCGGCCAGTACGGTGCCGGGGATGTCCTCGACGCCTTCCATCAGGTTGATGAGATAGGGCGCGGCGCCTTTGCGCACCGGCGCGAAGCCGACGCCGCAGTTGCCGAACACGACTGTGGTCACGCCATGCCAGGACGAGGGCGTCAGATAGGGGTCCCAGGTGGCCTGGCCATCGTAATGCGTGTGGATGTCGACGAAGCCGGGCGTAATCAGCAATCCCCTGGCATCGATTTCGCGGCGTCCGTGGCCGATGTCTCCGCCGACCGCAATGATGAATTCGCCGTCGACCGCGACGTCGGCTGTGCGGCGTCCCGAGCCGGTGCCATCGACGAGCGTGCCGCCGCGAATCACGAGATCATGCATGATGCTCCCCCGGTTTTCTTGTTTTGGAACGACGCATCAGCCGCCGTGCCGGTTCGCTCTTATAGTCCAAGGTTCGCGACTGCGCAACCCGGAATTTTTTTGAGCGATGAAAATCTTATTGAAACGTGAGAACAGCGGGCCGCGTTACTATGCGCGCTTGGTCGTTTTCCCGAATCCGAAATGAATCGACTCTCCGCAGTGCGTCTCGCGTTTTCCGGCATGCTGGCGCTGGCCATCGCCATCGGTGTGGGCCGCTTTGCGTTCACGCCGATTCTGCCGATGATGCAGAAGGACCATGGCCTGACGCTACGCATCGCCGGCTTGCTGGCGTCGACGAACTATGTCGGCTATTTCATCGGCGCGCTATCGGCGATCTGGATCCGGGCGGCGACGGTCACTGTGGTGCGCTTCTCAGTGGTGACGGTGGCCTTGCTGACGGGCGCCATGGGCCTGACTCATCATCCGTTCGCTTGGCTGCTGTTGCGCGGGCTCGCGGGCCTGGTGAGCGCGTGGATCCTGGTATTTGCGTCTGCCTACATCCTGGAGCAGCTTGCGACACTGGGTAGAAGACGGTTGGGCGGCGTGGTGTTCGGCGGCGTCGGGTTCGGCACCGCGCTGACCGGCGCATCCTGTCTGTTGTTCCTGAATCTGTCGTGGTCGGCCGACCAGGCCTGGATCGCCGTCGGCGTCATCGCGCTGGCGCTTGCGTTCTCGTGTTGGCCCGGTTATCGCGAGGCAACGCAAACGCGGGCCGCGACGAAGGCCGACGCTTCGCCGCTGCGACTGCGCACGCACATGCTCGTGGTCGTCTGCTACGGAATCTTCGGCTTCGGTTACATCATTCCCGGCACCTTCCTGCCGGCCATGGCGAAACAGAGTATTCCCGACCCGGCGGTTTTCGGTTGGGCCTGGCCGATTTTCGGGAGTGCCGCGCTCATCTCCACGCTGATGGCGGGCTGGTTGTCGGCGCACCTGCCGAATCGACTCATCTGGGCGTCGTCGCATGTAGTCATGGCGATCGGTGTTGCGATGCCCGTCCTGCTGCCGGGGATGGCGGGCATCGTGATCTCGGCGTGCTGCGTGGGCGGCACCTTCATGGTCGCGACGATGACCGGTATGCAGGAGGCGCGCGTGCTTGCGCCGGATCACGCCTCGCACCTGATGGCGGCGATGACGGCCGCTTTCGGCATGGGGCAGATATTCGGCCCGCTGTTGGTGAGCCTGATGGGCGATCTGCAAAATGGAATGAACGCGCTGTTGCTCGGGGCTTCCGCCTTGTTGCTGGGTAGTGCAGTCGCGCTGTTTCGTCGCTGAACCGCGATCAGGTCCCGATCGCGTTGAGCACTTCGTAGCACGCGCCCATCGTGTGGTAGTCGGTTTTTCCCGCTGGGGATTTTTCGTCGCTGTATTTCCGGTTGTCACGCGTGAGAATACGGTACCACGCGCCGTGCTCGTGATCGACGAAGTGTCTCCAACTGTAGTCCCAGAATCGGCCGTACCACTGCCAGTATTTTTCGTCGCCAGTGCGCTTTGCCAGCAGCGCCGCCGCCGCGAGCGATTCGGCCTGCACCCAGAAATATTTGTCGCCGTCGCAGATGCTGCCGTCCGGCGCAAAACCATAGACGATGCCACCGTGGTTGTGGTCCCATGCGTGTTTCATTGCGGCGTCGAACAGCTCGGCCGCGCGCGGCGCCAGCCACTCCGGGCCGGTCAACCGATCTGCGTGGCGCTCCAGTATCAGCAGCAGCTTGGCCCATTCGGCAAGATGCCCGGGCTGATAACCCCACGGACGAAAAATATTGGTCTTGTCGTCCTTGTTGTAATTCCAGTCCACCGACCAGTCGGCGTGGTAGTGCTCCCAGATGAGTCCGTTTGCCAGCGCCGCTTGTCTCACCGTAATGTTTCGCGCCAGTTTTGCCGCGCGATCGAGATAGCGCGTCTGTCCGGTGGCTTCGAACGCCGCCAGCATCGCTTCGCAGGCGTGCATGTTGGCGTTCTGCCCGCGATAGGAGGAGACCGCCGACCAGTCCGCGGCGGCTTCGTCCGCGTACAGGCCGGAAGCCGGCGACCAGAATTTTCTCTCCATCAGGTCGAACGTCTCGCCGATCCACGCGCGCGCGGGTTCGACGCCGGCCATCGATGCGTGCGCATATGCCAGCAGGACAAATGCGAGACCGTAGCAATGATTGGTCGCGTCGGCGACACGCTCGCCGTCGAGCAGCCAGGCGTATCCGCCGGTCGACGCATTGCGATGCCGTTCACGCAGGTAAGCCGTGCCATGCTCCACGGCGCGCAGGTACGCCGCATCACCGAACCGGCGATACGCCATCGCATAGTTGAAAACGAAACGCGTGCTGCTGACCAGGTGACGGGTATGCGAGTCGTAGACGCTGCCGTCGTCCCGAAAAAAATGAAAGAACCCGCCGTGCGGATCGATCGCACGCGGATGGTAGAAAGCCATCGTGTGGCGGACATGATCGAGCAGGAAGCGCGGGTCGCGGAAGTCGGGCATGTTCTTCGTCAGTTCATTTTCGCGAGAACTTTTTCGACTGCGGCGAGCGCGGGTGGCGTAGCGCCGGATTGCAGACAGGCGGCTGTGCCGGCGGCCACCGCGCGGCGCAAATGCGCCGGCCAGCCGGCATCCGGTCGATGCATCAGGCTATAGAGCAAGCCGCCGATGCTGGCGTCGCCCGCGCCGACCGAATCGACGATTTCAACGGGCGGACAGTCCTGGTGAAAACGCCGTCCGTCCGCATGCAGTTCCGCGCCTTCGGCGCCGCGCGTAAGCATAACGACCGCCCGTGGATTGAGTGCCTGGAGCTGCGCCAATGCGCCATCCATATCCCGGGTGCGGAACAGGCCACCCAAATCCTCATCGGAAACCTTGATCACATCCGCCAGGCGCGCCACGCGGGCAAGAGTCGCGTCGTAAGCGGGTGTCATCAAGTTGCGGAAATTCGGATCGAAGCTCACCCGCGCGCCCGCCGCCTTCGCGCCTTCCAGCAAGCCGATCAGCCGGCTGCACAGCGGTTCGCGCGCGAGGCTGATGCCGCCGCAGTGCACCCATTCGACCGAACGGATCCAATCCCGGGGAAGCACACGCGGATCGAAGGCGAGGTCAGCGCTGTCCGCGCCGATGAAGTAATACCGCGGCGGGGATGTTTCATGAACGATCGCCAGCAGCGAGGGTTTGTCGTGCTGTTGCAGGAAGCGCATGTCCAGTCCGGCCTCGCGGCTCAGCGCGGCAATCTCGTCGCCGAAGTTGTCGCGGCTGACGCTGCCGGCAAACGCACTCGAAATGCCGAAGCCCGCCATGACACGCGCCACATTCCATGGCGCGCCGCCGGCGCGCGCCAGCCAGTAGCCGTCTTCCTGGCGGATCAAATCGGTGAGTGCTTCGCCAGCACTGACGAAACGCGGTCCGGGCTGCGCTGTCGTCATGAGATGCCGGCGTGTACCCGCAGGAAGCTGCGCATGCGCGAAACCGCGAGTTCGGGATCGATGAGTGCGCCACAGCGGTCTGCGAGTTCGAATACTTTCGCGTAGTGCCGCACGGAGCGTGCCGATTGCAGCCCCCCGGCGGCGACGAAATGCGACTGGTGGCCGTTCAGCCAGGCGATGAAGATCACTCCGGCCTTGTAGTGCCGGGTGGGCGCGCGAAAGATTTCGCGCGACAGCGGAATCGTCGGTGCGATGATGCTCTTGTAGCCTTCGGCATCGCGGCTGGCGAGCCTCGCCAGCGCCGCCGCGGCCACCTGTGCAATCGGATCGAAGATGCCGAGCAGCGCGTGAGAATGATGGCTGCCGTCGCCGGCGATCAGCGTGTCGTAGTTGAAATCGTCGCCGGTGAACATGATGACGCCGTCTGGCAGCCTGGGGCGCATCGCGACCTCCCACTGCGCGTCGAGCAGCGAAATCTTGATGCCTTCTATTTTCTGCGCATTCGCCCGCACGATGTCGAGTACCGTGTCCATTGCCGCCGCAATGTCGTTGGTGCCCCAGTAGCCTTTCAGCGCCGGGTCGAACATCTCGCCCAGCCAGTGCAGTACGACTTTGTCCTTGCATTGACGCAGCAGTTCGCCGTAAACGCGCTTGTAGTCGTCGGCGCTTTTTGCCACGGCAGCCAGCGCGCGGCTCGCCATGAGAATGATGCGTCCACCGGCCGCTTCCACCGCTTCGATCTGCTCTTGGTAGGCGTGCATTACATCGGCGATCGTGGTGCGTTCGTTCGCGACCAGCTGGTCGGTGCCGACGCCGCAGGCGAGATCGGCGCCGGGAATGGTCCTGGCATGGGCGACGCTGCGGCGGATCAGCTCGCGCGCGCCCGGCCAGTCCAGACCCATGCCGCGCTGTGCCGTGTCCATCGCCTCGGCGACCTTGAAGCCCAGCCGCCACAGATGCTCGCGGAAACGCAGCGTCGCCTGCCAATCGATCACCGGCGGCCCGTCCCACGGATCGCAGGGCTGAAGCGGATCGACTACCACATGCGCCGCCGCGTAAGCGCTGCGGTTCCATTGCGCCTGCGCCACCCGGGCGAACGGCGAGGACGCTTGGGTGAGCTTGTACGGTTGCAATGCGCCGTTTTCATCGGGCAGGATCAGTTGCATGGCGGTTCCTCAAGCAAGGCGGCCGAGAATATGGTCCGCAGCTTTTTCCGCGACCATGATGGTGGGCGCGTTGGTATTGCAGGACGGGATGAGGGGCATCACCGACGCGTCGGCCACGCGCAGGCCTTCGAGGCCGATGACGCGCAAATCCGGTGTCACCACGCTTGCCCTGTCGCTCGCCGGTCCGATGCGGCAGGTGCCCACGGGATGGTGGTCCGTCTTGGCATGCGCGCAAGCGAATTCGAAAAGGTCGGCGTCGGTCTGCAATGCATCGCCGGGCAGTCGCTCGGCCAGGACGAAGCGTTTCAGCGCGGGTTGGCGCATGATCTCACGCGCCAGGCGCAGACCCTCGATGGCGAGTTCACGATCACGCGGCTCGGCCCAGTAGTCGGGATCGATCAGCGGTGCCGCGGTCGGATCGGCGCTGGTCAGCCGTACGGTGCCGCGCGAGCGCGGGCGCAGGTAGGCGCTGTTCAGCGTAACGCCGGGGTTGCGCATCTTCGCCACCCCGGCTTCGATGCCGGAACCCAGGCCCAAGTGAAACTGGATATCGGGCGAGCGCGCGCTTTTCTCGGCGTACCAGAAACCGCCGGTTTCGAACAGGCTGGAGGCCACCGGCCCCTTCTTCCACAGTAGATATTGAAGCCCGGCCCACGCCGCGTGGTGCGGCTGGTTGTACTTGTCGTAGGTATGGTCCCCGGTGCATTCGGCGATGACGAACAGGTCGAGATGGTCCTGCAGATTGCCGCCGACGCCCGGCAGATCGTGCACTACATTCACGCCGACCGAACGCAGATGGGCGGCCGGCCCGATGCCCGACTGCATCAGGAGTTTGGGTGAGCCCATCGCGCCCGACGTCACGATTACTTCGCGCCCGGCACGCACGAGTTGCGGCGAGGCGGAGCCTGCGGCGGCGACCTCGACACCGGTCGCGCGTCCGTTTTCCACCACCACGCGCAAGGCCTGAGTCCCCAGCCGCACGGTCAGGTTGCGCCGATCGCGGATTGGATTCAGGTAAGCCACCGAGGTGGAGGAGCGGCGTGCGTTGAACTGTGTGAGCTGGTAGTAGCCAAGTCCGTCCTGATGCGCGCCGTTGAAGTCCGGATTGAAGGGGATGCCCAGTTCCTGCCCGGCCTGGAAGAAGGCCTCGCAAATCGGCAGCGGGCTGATCGGATTCGATACGCCCAGCGGCCCGCCGTAACCGTGATACTCGTTGGCGTAGCGCTGGTTGTTCTCGGCCCGCTTGAAGTAAGGCAGCACGTCGCGGTACGACCAGCCGTCCGCGCCGGCGTCGCGAACCCACGCGTCGTAGTCGACCGGCACACCGCGGGTATAAATCTGCGCGTTGATCGACGAGCCGCCGCCGATGACCTTGGCCTGCGTGTAACGCAGGACGCGGTTCTTCAGATGCTTCTGCGCAACCGTGGACCAGCCCCAGGAGGCGATGCCCTTGGTCATCTTCGCGAAGCCCGCCGGCAGGTGAAAGAACGGATGGCGGTCGGAACCGCCGGCTTCTAGCAGCAACACTTTTACCTGCGGATCGGCGCTCAGACGATGCGCCAGCACGCACCCGGCTGTGCCGCCGCCGGTGATGATGTAGTCGTAGGTAGTGTCAGTCATGTGCCTTTGCGTCAAACATTTTTTAAAGGCGGGGAATGGCCAGGCCGCCATCCAGGTTGATGACCGAGCCGGTGGCAAACTGGAAATGGCCGCTTGCCAGCGCTGCCACGGCGGCGCCGATGTCTTCGGGTTCACCCCAGCGGCTCATGGGGACCAGGCCGTCGGCGATGCGCCGGTCGTACTTGTCGGCGACCCCGGCCGTCATCGGCGTGCGGATCACGCCGGGACGCACTTCGAACACCGGGATGCCGTCCCGGGCAAGCCGCAGCGCGAACAGTTTCGTCAGCATCGCCAGGCCCGCCTTCGACATGCAGTACTCGCCGCGTTCAGGCGAGGCGAGTGCCGCGCTCGCCGAGGAGACGGTGATGATCGAGCGCGCATTCCGAGAAGCGGTTGCGGTCATGTGCCTTGCGACAGCCTGGGTAAAAAAGAAAGTGCCGCGCAGGTTCACGTCCAGCACTTGGTCGAACGCTTCCGGCCTGACATCGAGCAGATCGCCGCGCGCAGGGGAGGGCACGCCGGCATTGTTGACCAGGCAGTCGATCGCGCCGCATTGCGCGACCGCTTCTGTCACCACGCGCGCATGATCGGCCGTGTCCGCCAGATCGCTGCGCAGGAAGTGCGCTTTCGCGCCGGCCGCTTGCAAGGCGGCGAGCGTGGCACGCGCGTCGTCGTCTTCCGCAATGTCAGTGACTGCGATATCGAAGCCCGCGCGTGCCAGCGCGAGCGCGATGGCGGCGCCGATGCCGCGACGTGCGCCAGTGACGAGGGCAACGGGACGGGACTGAGCCATGTCAGAATTCGTGCAGGCGTGCCTTCAGGTGGCTGCCGACGCGCAGTGCCTGGGCTGCAATCGTCAGCGCCGGGTTGAGCGCGGCGGAGGAAGGAAAGAAGCTCGCGTCCACCACGTACAGGTTGTCGTGATCCAACGCGCGGCAATACGGATCCAGCGCGGAAGCCGCCGGGTCGGTGCCGAAGCGCGCGGTGCCGCACTGGTGCGAGGGCGTGTCGGTGCCGAATGGTTTCGACAGCACGATCGGGAAGCCGATGTCCTTCAGCAGCTTCTTCGCCACTTCGACGAAGCGGCGGTGCGCGCGCAGGTTGCTGCGCTTCCAGCGCAGCTCGATCGCGCCGTCGTTGCGTACCCTGACTTCGCTGTCGCGCTGCGCCAGGTCTTCGGACATCACGTACCAATCCACGCTGTGGCGTGCGAGCCAGGTGCGCAGCCATTTCGGTGTGCGCGGCAAGGCGTTGCGCAGCATCGGCTCCTGGATCTTGCCCAGCAACTGCAAGTTACCGAGCGGTTTCTCGCTCGCACCGCTGGCGAAGTAGAAATCGTTCAGCGAAAGCGTCTTGGGAAAACGCGTTCCGTTCACATGCAACGGTGTCAACGCCATGATCCCGGTGCAGTTGTGATTCATGTAGTAGCGGCCGACCACACCCGAGGAGTTGGCCAGGCCTTGCGGGTTACGCGCATCGGCAGAACGCAGCAGCAACGCGGCGCTGTTGATGGCGCCGGCCGACAGCACGAACAGCCGTGCGCTGACGGTC from Betaproteobacteria bacterium encodes the following:
- a CDS encoding acyl-CoA thioesterase; this translates as MGKVFRVDYPIRFSHCDPAGQVYFPRFFDLLHDAMEDWFNVGLQERFSDFLMKQQLGTPTVGTQCDFLSPARFGDTLVIELSILRLGNSSIELGFTASIDGRACLKCRHTICIFSKQTLKAVPIPETLRIRMQDYVVAAN
- a CDS encoding amidohydrolase family protein — protein: MHDLVIRGGTLVDGTGSGRRTADVAVDGEFIIAVGGDIGHGRREIDARGLLITPGFVDIHTHYDGQATWDPYLTPSSWHGVTTVVFGNCGVGFAPVRKGAAPYLINLMEGVEDIPGTVLAEGVKFDWESFPDYLDALEAAPKVIDVGAQVPHAALRFYVMGDRGTDHAAQPKDEEIAEMGELLEQALRAGALGFTTSRTIKHRARDGRLTPSLSAREPELFGLAAAMKRAGRGVIEVNSDFGPGEFEILRAAAEISGRLLSVLLLQVNNAPDLWRETRAQIHAAREAGVDVNGQVGCRPIGVMMGLETTIHPFSTHPAWLALNHLTPAQRVEQLQRDPALRRRLVEERPADEHTRRIADALHRIYVVDDTYDYEPHPSISIGARAQPAGTSPWSLALEAMMERDGKQLLVETFENYTEGSLDNIREMLEDEATVMGIADGGAHVCTVCDASSPTFLLTHWARDRKRGAQLPLEFLVRKQTRDCALAYGLKDRGVLAAGYRADLNIIDFDKLGMRKHEVVYDLPAGGRRLMQRADGYRHTFVAGVETLCDDRHTGAMPGKLLR
- a CDS encoding YbfB/YjiJ family MFS transporter, whose amino-acid sequence is MNRLSAVRLAFSGMLALAIAIGVGRFAFTPILPMMQKDHGLTLRIAGLLASTNYVGYFIGALSAIWIRAATVTVVRFSVVTVALLTGAMGLTHHPFAWLLLRGLAGLVSAWILVFASAYILEQLATLGRRRLGGVVFGGVGFGTALTGASCLLFLNLSWSADQAWIAVGVIALALAFSCWPGYREATQTRAATKADASPLRLRTHMLVVVCYGIFGFGYIIPGTFLPAMAKQSIPDPAVFGWAWPIFGSAALISTLMAGWLSAHLPNRLIWASSHVVMAIGVAMPVLLPGMAGIVISACCVGGTFMVATMTGMQEARVLAPDHASHLMAAMTAAFGMGQIFGPLLVSLMGDLQNGMNALLLGASALLLGSAVALFRR
- a CDS encoding AGE family epimerase/isomerase; this translates as MPDFRDPRFLLDHVRHTMAFYHPRAIDPHGGFFHFFRDDGSVYDSHTRHLVSSTRFVFNYAMAYRRFGDAAYLRAVEHGTAYLRERHRNASTGGYAWLLDGERVADATNHCYGLAFVLLAYAHASMAGVEPARAWIGETFDLMERKFWSPASGLYADEAAADWSAVSSYRGQNANMHACEAMLAAFEATGQTRYLDRAAKLARNITVRQAALANGLIWEHYHADWSVDWNYNKDDKTNIFRPWGYQPGHLAEWAKLLLILERHADRLTGPEWLAPRAAELFDAAMKHAWDHNHGGIVYGFAPDGSICDGDKYFWVQAESLAAAALLAKRTGDEKYWQWYGRFWDYSWRHFVDHEHGAWYRILTRDNRKYSDEKSPAGKTDYHTMGACYEVLNAIGT
- a CDS encoding carbohydrate kinase, giving the protein MTTAQPGPRFVSAGEALTDLIRQEDGYWLARAGGAPWNVARVMAGFGISSAFAGSVSRDNFGDEIAALSREAGLDMRFLQQHDKPSLLAIVHETSPPRYYFIGADSADLAFDPRVLPRDWIRSVEWVHCGGISLAREPLCSRLIGLLEGAKAAGARVSFDPNFRNLMTPAYDATLARVARLADVIKVSDEDLGGLFRTRDMDGALAQLQALNPRAVVMLTRGAEGAELHADGRRFHQDCPPVEIVDSVGAGDASIGGLLYSLMHRPDAGWPAHLRRAVAAGTAACLQSGATPPALAAVEKVLAKMN
- a CDS encoding dihydrodipicolinate synthase family protein, with protein sequence MQLILPDENGALQPYKLTQASSPFARVAQAQWNRSAYAAAHVVVDPLQPCDPWDGPPVIDWQATLRFREHLWRLGFKVAEAMDTAQRGMGLDWPGARELIRRSVAHARTIPGADLACGVGTDQLVANERTTIADVMHAYQEQIEAVEAAGGRIILMASRALAAVAKSADDYKRVYGELLRQCKDKVVLHWLGEMFDPALKGYWGTNDIAAAMDTVLDIVRANAQKIEGIKISLLDAQWEVAMRPRLPDGVIMFTGDDFNYDTLIAGDGSHHSHALLGIFDPIAQVAAAALARLASRDAEGYKSIIAPTIPLSREIFRAPTRHYKAGVIFIAWLNGHQSHFVAAGGLQSARSVRHYAKVFELADRCGALIDPELAVSRMRSFLRVHAGIS
- a CDS encoding GMC family oxidoreductase N-terminal domain-containing protein; protein product: MTDTTYDYIITGGGTAGCVLAHRLSADPQVKVLLLEAGGSDRHPFFHLPAGFAKMTKGIASWGWSTVAQKHLKNRVLRYTQAKVIGGGSSINAQIYTRGVPVDYDAWVRDAGADGWSYRDVLPYFKRAENNQRYANEYHGYGGPLGVSNPISPLPICEAFFQAGQELGIPFNPDFNGAHQDGLGYYQLTQFNARRSSTSVAYLNPIRDRRNLTVRLGTQALRVVVENGRATGVEVAAAGSASPQLVRAGREVIVTSGAMGSPKLLMQSGIGPAAHLRSVGVNVVHDLPGVGGNLQDHLDLFVIAECTGDHTYDKYNQPHHAAWAGLQYLLWKKGPVASSLFETGGFWYAEKSARSPDIQFHLGLGSGIEAGVAKMRNPGVTLNSAYLRPRSRGTVRLTSADPTAAPLIDPDYWAEPRDRELAIEGLRLAREIMRQPALKRFVLAERLPGDALQTDADLFEFACAHAKTDHHPVGTCRIGPASDRASVVTPDLRVIGLEGLRVADASVMPLIPSCNTNAPTIMVAEKAADHILGRLA
- a CDS encoding 3-ketoacyl-ACP reductase, whose product is MAQSRPVALVTGARRGIGAAIALALARAGFDIAVTDIAEDDDARATLAALQAAGAKAHFLRSDLADTADHARVVTEAVAQCGAIDCLVNNAGVPSPARGDLLDVRPEAFDQVLDVNLRGTFFFTQAVARHMTATASRNARSIITVSSASAALASPERGEYCMSKAGLAMLTKLFALRLARDGIPVFEVRPGVIRTPMTAGVADKYDRRIADGLVPMSRWGEPEDIGAAVAALASGHFQFATGSVINLDGGLAIPRL